From one Nocardioides scoriae genomic stretch:
- a CDS encoding ATP-binding protein, which produces MSTDPRRALRAVALLAAVLGASLTSLLWRPDPQAVATWWPAAGFAVALLALSRRSSWPLLLLAVGACTGVSSLVAGRAVPISLLMGAATALEALVAATVLTHLGRGAGRLRLQAPEGYAGVLAAACAAALTIGLGTALATALVGEPAWASARTVAPSHLAATLVIVPLLLMPVRLRVPAGQRVEALAQGTLFVLAVVAVFWPSWPLSLSFLPLPVLVWAALRLTPYLAALQVGALAVVATASTTLGAGPFAGRDGLLDPLQAGASVQGYLVCAALLAVPTALASAQRAELTRRLAAERELSATTLDTTSAIIVVSDAGGTILQCNATLTRLAGFTPEDVLGLRFWECPLVPPERAETVRRIFADPDGSGVPEFREADVLTASGERLRVVWSNNVVRDAAGQVVRVVCTATDVTSERSTSGLVRHLLEAPVATALVALDDLGRVVLLNHGAEALLGRSEADLVSRPVSTVVTSGHPHAFISGTPVCPGADGPAPGELGPLEPSHCPARVPETHDWTWRHADGTELVVSTTISVVTNVVGRVTGYLCVGRDVTEQRRSQEMLVAALQKERHVVDRLRRLDAAKNDFVSTVSHELRTPTTSIVGYTEMLREGAAGPVSPGQEVMLDAIARNGERLISVASDLLTLAGLESGDSASWTRVPVDLVQVVEHAREAIHPLLADRDLDVDVEVSWGEVLVSGDAAHLDRVAMNLLSNAVKFTPDGGRVRCRLHRDEGTAVLEVSDTGIGIPLDEQDELFTKFFRSSTAQERAIQGTGLGLSIIHSIVRAHGGDVGVRSAHLEGTTFTVRLPLAAAPAAVAAPVAAAPAVAPAAGLSAG; this is translated from the coding sequence GACCCGCAGGCGGTCGCCACGTGGTGGCCCGCCGCGGGCTTCGCGGTGGCACTGCTCGCGCTGTCGCGGCGCTCCTCGTGGCCGCTGCTGCTGCTCGCCGTCGGCGCCTGCACGGGCGTGTCCTCGCTGGTGGCGGGCAGGGCGGTGCCGATCAGCCTGCTCATGGGCGCGGCGACCGCGCTCGAGGCGCTGGTGGCGGCGACCGTGCTGACCCACCTGGGCCGGGGCGCCGGTCGGCTGCGCCTGCAGGCCCCCGAGGGGTACGCCGGCGTCCTCGCCGCCGCCTGCGCCGCCGCGCTCACCATCGGGCTCGGCACCGCGCTGGCCACCGCCCTGGTGGGCGAGCCGGCGTGGGCCAGCGCCCGCACCGTGGCTCCCTCGCACCTGGCCGCGACCCTGGTCATCGTGCCGCTGCTGCTGATGCCGGTGCGGCTGCGCGTGCCGGCGGGGCAGCGCGTCGAGGCGCTCGCCCAGGGCACGCTGTTCGTGCTCGCGGTGGTGGCCGTGTTCTGGCCCTCGTGGCCGCTGAGCCTGTCCTTCCTGCCGCTGCCGGTGCTGGTGTGGGCGGCGCTGCGGCTCACGCCGTACCTCGCCGCGCTCCAGGTCGGGGCACTGGCCGTGGTCGCCACCGCCAGCACAACCCTGGGCGCCGGACCCTTCGCCGGGCGAGACGGCCTGCTCGACCCGCTCCAGGCCGGCGCGTCGGTCCAGGGCTACCTCGTCTGCGCCGCGCTGCTGGCCGTGCCGACCGCGCTGGCCTCCGCGCAGCGCGCCGAGCTGACCCGGCGCCTGGCCGCCGAGCGCGAGCTCAGCGCCACCACCCTCGACACCACCTCGGCGATCATCGTGGTCAGCGACGCCGGCGGCACGATCCTGCAGTGCAACGCCACCCTGACCCGGCTGGCCGGGTTCACCCCCGAGGACGTGCTCGGGCTCCGGTTCTGGGAGTGCCCCCTGGTCCCGCCCGAGCGCGCCGAGACGGTGCGCCGGATCTTCGCCGACCCCGACGGGTCGGGCGTGCCGGAGTTCCGCGAGGCCGACGTCCTCACCGCCTCGGGCGAGCGGCTGCGCGTGGTCTGGAGCAACAACGTGGTCCGCGACGCCGCCGGCCAGGTGGTCCGCGTGGTGTGCACCGCCACCGACGTCACCAGCGAGCGCAGCACCTCGGGCCTGGTCCGCCACCTGCTCGAGGCACCGGTGGCCACCGCCCTGGTCGCGCTCGACGACCTCGGCCGGGTGGTGCTGCTCAACCACGGCGCCGAAGCCCTGCTGGGACGCAGCGAGGCCGACCTCGTCTCGCGCCCGGTCTCGACCGTCGTCACCTCGGGCCACCCCCACGCCTTCATCAGCGGTACGCCGGTGTGCCCCGGCGCCGACGGCCCCGCGCCCGGCGAGCTGGGCCCGCTCGAGCCCTCGCACTGCCCGGCCCGCGTGCCCGAGACCCACGACTGGACCTGGCGCCACGCGGACGGCACCGAGCTGGTCGTCTCGACCACCATCAGCGTCGTCACCAACGTGGTCGGCCGGGTGACGGGCTACCTGTGCGTCGGGCGCGACGTCACCGAGCAGCGCCGCAGCCAGGAGATGCTGGTCGCTGCACTGCAGAAGGAGCGCCACGTCGTGGACCGGTTGCGCCGCCTCGATGCCGCCAAGAACGACTTCGTCTCCACCGTCAGCCACGAGCTGCGGACCCCGACCACCAGCATCGTCGGCTACACCGAGATGCTGCGCGAGGGCGCCGCCGGGCCGGTCTCCCCCGGCCAGGAGGTGATGCTCGACGCGATCGCGCGCAACGGCGAGCGGCTGATCTCGGTCGCCAGCGACCTGCTCACCCTGGCCGGCCTCGAGTCGGGCGACAGCGCGTCGTGGACCCGGGTGCCGGTCGACCTGGTGCAGGTCGTGGAGCACGCCCGCGAGGCGATCCACCCGCTGCTCGCCGACCGCGACCTCGACGTCGACGTCGAGGTCTCCTGGGGCGAGGTCCTCGTCAGCGGCGACGCGGCCCACCTCGACCGGGTCGCGATGAACCTGCTGAGCAACGCCGTGAAGTTCACCCCCGACGGCGGCCGGGTGCGGTGCCGCCTGCACCGTGACGAGGGCACCGCGGTGCTCGAGGTCAGCGACACCGGCATCGGCATCCCGCTCGACGAGCAGGACGAGCTGTTCACCAAGTTCTTCCGGTCCTCCACGGCCCAGGAGCGCGCCATCCAGGGCACCGGCCTGGGCCTGTCGATCATCCACTCGATCGTGCGGGCCCACGGCGGCGACGTCGGCGTCCGCTCCGCCCACCTGGAGGGCACCACGTTCACGGTGCGGCTGCCGCTGGCCGCCGCCCCCGCTGCCGTGGCGGCACCGGTGGCGGCGGCGCCGGCGGTGGCGCCGGCCGCGGGGCTCAGCGCCGGTTGA
- the leuA gene encoding 2-isopropylmalate synthase: protein MTLQHSGFTNTQQPSGMPFQRYRAFPPIDLPDRTWPSAQITQAPRWLSTDLRDGNQALIDPMSPERKHRMFDLLVKMGYKEIEVGFPSASETDFAFVRQLIERDKVPEDVTISVLTQAREDLIERTTQSLVGIHHANIHLYNALAPLFRRVVFRASNDEVKDIAVRGTEMFMKYAEQNLAQTVIGYEYSPEIFTSTELPFSLEVCEAVSDVWQPEDGREIILNLPATIEVATPNVYADQIEWFSRQLTRREHTTISLHPHNDRGTAVAATELAQMAGADRVEGCLFGHGERTGNVCLVTLGMNLFSQGIDPQIDFSDIDEVRRTVEYCTQLPVHPRHPYAGDLVYTAFSGSHQDAIKKGLEALEQEAERAGRPVGEQTWEAPYLPIDPKDVGRTYEAVIRVNSQSGKGGVAYVMKSEHKLDLPRRLQIEFSRVVQERTESTADGQGGEMTSAAIWEAFRSEYLDRDAPLALDSVHTSSAAGEQDQLDVRVSIDGELQQLHGAGNGPIAAFVDALNSLPQELDVRVLDYAEHALSSGGDAIAAAYVECAVGEQVLWGVGLDANIVTASLKAVLSAVNRR from the coding sequence ATGACCCTGCAGCACTCCGGCTTCACCAACACCCAGCAGCCGAGCGGCATGCCGTTCCAGCGCTACCGCGCCTTCCCGCCCATCGACCTGCCCGACCGCACCTGGCCCTCGGCGCAGATCACCCAGGCGCCGCGGTGGCTCTCCACCGACCTCCGCGACGGCAACCAGGCCCTCATCGACCCGATGTCGCCCGAGCGCAAGCACCGGATGTTCGACCTGCTGGTCAAGATGGGCTACAAGGAGATCGAGGTCGGCTTCCCGTCGGCCAGCGAGACCGACTTCGCCTTCGTGCGCCAGCTGATCGAGCGCGACAAGGTGCCCGAGGACGTGACGATCTCGGTGCTCACCCAGGCCCGCGAGGACCTGATCGAGCGCACCACCCAGTCGCTGGTGGGCATCCACCACGCCAACATCCACCTCTACAACGCGCTCGCGCCGCTGTTCCGACGGGTGGTGTTCCGGGCCAGCAACGACGAGGTCAAGGACATCGCGGTGCGCGGCACCGAGATGTTCATGAAGTACGCCGAGCAGAACCTCGCCCAGACCGTCATCGGCTACGAGTACTCCCCGGAGATCTTCACCAGCACCGAGCTGCCGTTCTCGCTCGAGGTCTGCGAGGCCGTCTCCGACGTGTGGCAGCCCGAGGACGGCCGCGAGATCATCCTCAACCTGCCGGCCACCATCGAGGTCGCGACGCCCAACGTCTACGCCGACCAGATCGAGTGGTTCTCCCGCCAGCTCACCCGGCGCGAGCACACCACCATCAGCCTGCACCCCCACAACGACCGCGGCACCGCGGTGGCGGCCACCGAGCTGGCCCAGATGGCCGGCGCCGACCGCGTCGAGGGCTGCCTGTTCGGCCACGGCGAGCGCACCGGCAACGTCTGCCTGGTGACCCTGGGGATGAACCTGTTCAGCCAGGGCATCGACCCGCAGATCGACTTCTCCGACATCGACGAGGTCCGGCGCACGGTCGAGTACTGCACCCAGCTGCCGGTCCACCCGCGCCACCCGTACGCCGGCGACCTCGTCTACACGGCCTTCTCCGGCTCCCACCAGGACGCCATCAAGAAGGGCCTCGAGGCGCTCGAGCAGGAGGCCGAGCGCGCGGGCCGTCCCGTGGGCGAGCAGACCTGGGAGGCGCCGTACCTGCCGATCGACCCCAAGGACGTCGGCCGCACCTACGAGGCCGTGATCCGCGTCAACAGCCAGTCCGGCAAGGGCGGCGTGGCCTACGTGATGAAGTCCGAGCACAAGCTCGACCTGCCGCGCCGGCTGCAGATCGAGTTCAGCCGCGTGGTGCAGGAGCGCACCGAGTCCACGGCCGACGGCCAGGGCGGCGAGATGACCTCGGCGGCCATCTGGGAGGCCTTCCGCAGCGAGTACCTCGACCGTGACGCTCCGCTGGCGCTCGACTCCGTGCACACCTCCTCCGCGGCCGGCGAGCAGGACCAGCTCGACGTGCGCGTGAGCATCGACGGCGAGCTGCAGCAGCTCCACGGCGCGGGCAACGGCCCGATCGCGGCGTTCGTGGACGCGCTCAACTCGCTGCCCCAGGAGCTCGACGTGCGGGTGCTCGACTACGCCGAGCACGCCCTGTCCTCGGGCGGCGACGCGATCGCCGCGGCGTACGTCGAGTGCGCGGTGGGCGAGCAGGTGCTGTGGGGCGTCGGGCTCGACGCCAACATCGTCACCGCCTCGCTCAAGGCGGTGCTCTCGGCGGTCAACCGGCGCTGA